The Lycium barbarum isolate Lr01 chromosome 12, ASM1917538v2, whole genome shotgun sequence genome includes a region encoding these proteins:
- the LOC132621553 gene encoding pentatricopeptide repeat-containing protein At4g18975, chloroplastic, translated as MGASLQFEFFNCNFWLKGINSSRLSKKLNVTSVIKHSQKQGELSLTLSDAANQKKVQEPGKVEHHLWKKRESAGSGQKALNLVRIISGLPNEKESVYGALDKWIAWETEFPLIAAAKALRILRKQRLWKRVIQVAKWMLSKGQGATMATYDTLLLAFDMDNRVDEAETLWNMILHTSTRSVSKRLFSRMISLYDHHHVPDKIVEVFADMEELGVKPDEDTVRRVARAFQMLGQEDKQKLVLKRYQSRWKYIHFNGERARVRRDVE; from the exons ATGGGAGCTTCTCTACAATTTGAGTTCTTCAATTGCAACTTTTGGCTAAAGGGAATAAACTCATCCCGGTTATCGAAAAAG TTAAATGTAACATCTGTTATTAAACATTCCCAGAAGCAGGGTGAACTGTCTCTTACTCTCTCTGATGCTGCTAATCAGAA GAAAGTTCAGGAGCCTGGAAAAGTAGAACATCATCTATGGAAGAAAAGAGAATCTGCTGGATCTGGTCAAAAAGCGCTGAATCTTGTTCGGATT ATCTCTGGACTTCCAAATGAGAAAGAGTCTGTTTATGGTGCATTAGATAAATGGATTGCATGGGAGACAGAGTTTCCATTGATTGCAGCTGCTAAGGCTCtaagaatcttaaggaaacagcGGCTGTGGAAACGAGTAATTCAA GTTGCTAAGTGGATGTTGAGCAAAGGTCAAGGAGCAACAATGGCAACCTATGATACACTTCTACTGGCATTTGATATGGACAATAGGGTAGATGAAGCAGAAACGTTATGGAATATGATTTTGCATACAAGCACACGGTCTGTTTCAAAACGGCTCTTCTCCAGGATGATTTCATTGTATGATCATCATCATGTGCCAGACAAGATAGTTGAG GTGTTTGCAGACATGGAGGAGTTAGGGGTAAAACCCGATGAAGATACAGTGAGAAGAGTTGCAAGAGCCTTCCAGATGTTAGGCCAAGAAGATAAGCAAAAATTGGTTCTCAAAAGGTATCAAAGCAGATGGAAATATATCCATTTCAATGGTGAAAGAGCAAGAGTGAGGAGAGACGTGGAATGA
- the LOC132621552 gene encoding subtilisin-like protease SBT5.6: MNSFSTFSFLLLLLLPFLASCHEKQVYIVYFGGHNGEKALHEIEENHHSYLLSVKKSEEEARSSLIYSYKHSINGFAALLTPQEASKLSELEEVVSVYKSEPRKYSLHTTRSWEFSGVEELVTPNSLKKDDLLMKASYGKDVIIGVLDSGLWPESKSFSDEGMGPIPKSWKGICQSGDAFNSSNCNKKIIGARYYIKGYEQYYGALNLTLDYRSPRDKDGHGTHTSSTAGGKMVPNVSAIGGFASGTASGGAPLARLAMYKVCWAIPRVGKEDGNTCFDEDMLAALDDAIADGVDVISISIGTKEPQPFDQDSIAIGALHAVKKNIVVSCSAGNSGPAPSTLSNTAPWIITVGASSVDRTFLSPVVLGNGKKFMGQTVTPYKLKKKMHHLVYAGQVINSNVTKDLAGQCLPGSLSPKKAKGKIVICLRGNGTRVGKGGEVKRAGGIGYILGNSKANGAELAADAHLLPATAVDYKSAVQILNYINTTKSPVAYIVPGKTVLHTKPAPYMASFTSRGPSAVAPDILKPDITAPGLNILAAWSGASSPTKLDIDDRVVEYNIISGTSMSCPHVGGAAALLKAMHPTWSSAAIRSALITSAGLTNNVGKQITDASGKPADPFQFGGGHFRPSKAADPGLVYDASYQDYLLFLCASGVKDLDKSFMCPKKSHSPRDLNYPSLAIPNLNGTVTVSRRLTNVGAPKSVYFASAKPPLGFSVEISPPVLSFKHVGSKRMFTITVKAHSDEMDSIPKDQYVFGWYSWNDGIHNVRSPIAVKLA; encoded by the exons ATGAATTCTTTTTCTACAttctcttttcttcttctccttctgctTCCCTTCTTGGCTTCATGTCATGAAAAACAG GTTTATATAGTGTATTTTGGAGGGCATAATGGGGAGAAAGCATTGCATGAGATTGAAGAGAACCATCACTCCTATCTATTGTCAGTGAAGAAAAGTGAAGAAGAAGCCAGATCTTCTCTTATTTACAGTTACAAACACAGCATCAATGGCTTTGCTGCCCTTCTCACCCCTCAAGAAGCCTCCAAATTATCTG AGTTGGAAGAAGTGGTATCAGTGTATAAAAGTGAGCCAAGGAAATACAGTCTGCATACAACAAGGTCATGGGAATTTTCTGGAGTTGAAGAGTTGGTGACACCAAATTCCTTGAAGAAGGATGACTTGTTAATGAAAGCCAGTTATGGCAAAGATGTCATTATTGGCGTTCTTGACAGCG GGCTATGGCCAGAATCTAAGAGCTTTAGTGATGAAGGGATGGGACCAATTCCAAAGTCATGGAAAGGAATCTGCCAATCTGGAGATGCTTTCAACTCTTCAAACTGTAATAA GAAAATAATTGGAGCTAGGTACTACATAAAAGGTTACGAACAATATTATGGCGCTCTAAACCTAACCTTAGATTATCGATCTCCACGAGACAAGGATGGACATGGAACTCATACATCATCAACAGCAGGAGGCAAAATGGTTCCAAATGTCTCAGCTATTGGTGGCTTTGCATCAGGCACAGCCTCGGGTGGTGCACCCCTCGCGCGGCTCGCAATGTACAAAGTCTGCTGGGCTATTCCAAGGGTGGGGAAAGAAGATGGGAACACTTGCTTTGATGAAGACATGTTAGCTGCCCTGGATGATGCTATTGCAGATGGTGTTGATGTTATTAGCATTTCCATTGGGACAAAAGAACCTCAGCCATTTGATCAAGATAGCATTGCAATTGGTGCACTTCATGCTGTGAAGaaaaatattgttgtatcttgCAGTGCTGGAAATTCAGGACCTGCACCTTCTACATTGTCTAATACAGCTCCCTGGATTATCACTGTTGGTGCTAGTAGTGTTGACAGAACATTCTTGTCACCTGTCGTCCTAGGAAATGGCAAGAAATTTATG GGACAAACAGTTACACCTTACAAGCTGAAGAAGAAGATGCACCATCTAGTTTATGCAGGACAAGtgatcaacagtaacgtaaccaAAGATTTAGCAGG GCAATGCTTACCAGGTTCTCTTTCGCCGAAAAAGGCCAAGGGGAAAATAGTAATATGCTTGAGAGGGAATGGAACAAGAGTAGGAAAGGGTGGAGAGGTGAAAAGGGCAGGAGGAATTGGTTACATACTAGGAAATAGTAAAGCAAATGGGGCTGAATTAGCAGCTGATGCTCATCTTCTTCCAGCCACAGCGGTGGACTATAAAAGTGCAGTTCAGATTCTCAACTACATCAATACTACAAAGTCCCCTGTTGCTTATATAGTCCCAGGTAAAACAGTTTTGCATACTAAACCAGCACCTTACATGGCTTCATTCACCAGCAGAGGTCCAAGTGCAGTTGCACCTGATATCCTCAAG CCGGATATCACGGCACCAGGGCTGAATATATTGGCAGCATGGAGTGGCGCATCATCCCCCACAAAGCTAGACATCGATGATCGTGTAGTTGAGTATAACATAATCTCAGGTACTTCCATGTCTTGCCCTCATGTTGGTGGTGCCGCCGCACTTTTGAAGGCTATGCATCCCACTTGGAGCAGTGCTGCAATAAGATCAGCTCTCATAACCTCAG CTGGATTAACAAATAATGTTGGTAAGCAAATAACTGATGCATCTGGGAAGCCAGCAGATCCATTCCAGTTCGGAGGAGGGCATTTCAGGCCATCAAAAGCAGCAGATCCTGGACTTGTCTACGATGCTTCTTACCAAGACTATCTTCTCTTCCTTTGCGCCTCTGGTGTTAAGGATCTTGACAAATCCTTCATGTGTCCTAAGAAATCACATTCGCCTAGAGACCTAAATTACCCATCTCTGGCAATTCCTAATCTCAATGGCACTGTGACCGTTAGCAGAAGATTGACCAATGTTGGTGCACCAAAGAGTGTTTACTTTGCCAGTGCCAAACCTCCATTGGGATTCTCTGTTGAGATTTCACCACCCGTCTTGTCATTTAAGCACGTTGGCTCCAAGAGGATGTTCACTATCACAGTGAAAGCTCACAGTGACGAGATGGACAGTATTCCGAAAGATCAGTATGTGTTTGGATGGTATTCCTGGAATGATGGAATCCATAATGTTAGGAGTCCAATTGCAGTAAAATTGGCATAA